Proteins encoded together in one candidate division TA06 bacterium window:
- a CDS encoding acyl-CoA synthetase: MKRSHTKVSEGILQSILENTIKRFGKRVALIFDEKEITYRKLDKESNRLANGLKSLGITQGAKVGIMLPNIPEFVYAFFAIQKLGAIAVPINTLYKAGEILHVLRDSGAETVVTLSNYVPAIQEILHETNLKHIISVGEHDLVFADPCCKLVHLVLDKCNFEDADEIYQKMGHILMQIVRELGVANAWYKHRGSVRVDGKRLGGIVVQETENDYVVTLNLFIDRLDIDDFLEVIWVPAEIRDRIIEPITSIKEETGKTVTHEEFHEVVLSTLGTVLKRDLSHGKFTRDESFAYQRRKNLARK; encoded by the coding sequence TTGAAAAGGAGCCATACGAAAGTGTCTGAAGGGATCCTCCAGAGTATTCTTGAAAACACGATCAAGAGATTTGGAAAGCGAGTTGCGTTGATTTTTGACGAAAAGGAGATAACTTACAGGAAACTCGATAAGGAATCAAATCGACTGGCGAATGGGCTCAAGTCACTTGGGATAACGCAAGGTGCAAAAGTTGGGATTATGTTACCTAATATCCCCGAATTTGTGTATGCGTTTTTTGCAATACAGAAACTCGGTGCAATAGCCGTGCCAATAAATACTCTTTACAAAGCTGGTGAAATCCTACATGTTCTGCGCGATTCTGGCGCTGAGACTGTTGTCACGCTGAGCAATTATGTTCCTGCTATTCAAGAAATCCTGCACGAGACAAATTTGAAACACATCATATCAGTAGGTGAGCACGATTTGGTGTTCGCTGATCCCTGCTGCAAGCTTGTGCATTTGGTGCTCGACAAGTGTAATTTCGAAGATGCAGACGAAATCTATCAGAAAATGGGCCACATATTAATGCAGATTGTGAGAGAACTTGGGGTTGCGAACGCCTGGTACAAGCATCGTGGCAGCGTAAGAGTTGATGGCAAGCGACTCGGTGGAATTGTGGTTCAGGAGACTGAAAACGATTACGTTGTTACGCTCAATTTGTTCATTGATAGACTGGACATAGATGATTTTTTGGAAGTTATCTGGGTACCAGCCGAGATAAGGGATAGGATCATTGAGCCTATCACGTCAATCAAAGAGGAGACTGGGAAGACCGTAACGCACGAAGAGTTTCACGAAGTGGTCCTATCGACACTTGGAACAGTTCTAAAAAGAGACCTAAGTCACGGGAAATTCACTCGCGACGAGAGTTTCGCATACCAGCGCAGGAAAAATCTCGCCAGGAAATAG
- a CDS encoding NifU family protein, with protein sequence MKERVEAALNKIRPSLQADGGNVELVEVTSDGVVKVRLTGACGGCPMSQMTLKTGIERLLKEEVPEVVEVIAV encoded by the coding sequence ATGAAGGAGAGAGTTGAAGCTGCCCTGAACAAGATCAGACCATCGTTACAAGCAGACGGTGGCAATGTGGAGTTGGTGGAGGTCACTTCTGATGGCGTGGTGAAGGTGAGGTTAACAGGAGCTTGTGGAGGATGTCCCATGAGTCAGATGACATTAAAGACGGGCATAGAAAGACTGTTGAAAGAAGAAGTGCCAGAGGTGGTAGAAGTCATTGCCGTATGA
- a CDS encoding cysteine desulfurase has protein sequence MKRIFLDHASAMPVDPRVSEFAERYLRANFGNPSSLHSVGLEAKTAIEDARKKIAELINAGNENCIVFTSGATESNNLAIKGTALRNISKGKEIAASAIEHMSVLNPMKELQKNGFKLTIIPVDSTGIIDTEELGRILTKNTTVTSIMYANNEIGTIEPVKEISEVVHEKGLYLHVDATAAAGRIAIDVQSDGIDLLTLSSNDMGGPQGAGVLYMKPGVRLQPILPGGGQERGLRSGTENLFTIAGMGEAARIAKDQMDEESKRLKEIRDELIDEIFNIDESYLTGHNTQRLPHHASFRFSRIEGESIVLNMDTMYNIQVSTGSACSSKTLEPSHVLLAIGLKHEEAHGSMVLTLGPSNKAEETPVIAKAVKETVERLRKLSPL, from the coding sequence GTGAAGAGGATATTTTTGGACCACGCATCGGCGATGCCAGTTGATCCCAGGGTATCTGAGTTTGCTGAACGGTATCTTAGAGCTAACTTCGGAAATCCTTCATCCCTCCATTCAGTAGGATTAGAGGCAAAAACGGCTATCGAAGACGCAAGGAAGAAAATCGCAGAGCTAATAAACGCAGGGAATGAGAACTGTATTGTCTTTACCAGCGGCGCAACTGAATCAAACAACCTGGCTATCAAGGGAACAGCGCTCAGGAATATATCAAAAGGTAAGGAGATTGCGGCAAGCGCTATAGAACATATGTCAGTCCTCAATCCTATGAAAGAGCTTCAGAAAAACGGGTTCAAACTGACCATCATACCGGTTGACTCAACTGGTATCATCGACACAGAGGAACTTGGCCGCATTTTGACCAAAAATACCACCGTTACTTCCATAATGTATGCGAACAACGAAATAGGAACAATCGAACCTGTCAAGGAGATAAGTGAGGTAGTCCATGAGAAGGGGTTGTATCTGCATGTGGATGCAACAGCCGCGGCAGGCCGCATAGCCATAGATGTGCAGAGCGATGGGATAGACCTGTTAACACTGTCCTCCAACGATATGGGTGGGCCCCAAGGCGCTGGTGTCTTGTATATGAAACCCGGTGTAAGGCTCCAGCCAATCCTACCGGGAGGCGGACAGGAGCGGGGACTCAGGTCTGGGACAGAGAACTTATTCACCATTGCTGGAATGGGAGAAGCGGCAAGGATAGCAAAAGACCAAATGGACGAGGAAAGCAAGAGGCTCAAGGAGATAAGGGATGAACTGATCGACGAGATATTCAATATTGACGAATCTTATCTCACGGGTCATAATACTCAGAGGCTTCCCCACCATGCCAGTTTCCGGTTTAGCCGTATTGAAGGTGAGAGTATCGTGTTGAATATGGATACGATGTACAACATACAAGTTTCCACCGGTTCAGCCTGCTCTTCGAAAACCCTGGAACCATCACATGTTCTGCTGGCAATAGGTCTGAAGCACGAAGAAGCACATGGGTCAATGGTCCTGACCCTGGGGCCGTCAAATAAAGCTGAAGAAACACCAGTGATAGCAAAGGCTGTCAAAGAGACTGTTGAGAGGTTGAGAAAACTTTCACCACTGTGA
- a CDS encoding sulfur reduction protein DsrE has protein sequence MNKILYVQSSGLDTPERLYAPFMLATAAAAMNIDAAIYFLIKGVTVVKKGEAEKIKIGDFPNLKEVMEQATSAGVKLYVCEQTTQLLGISRGDFIPEAKIVGAATLNDLALDAGAVLNF, from the coding sequence ATGAACAAGATACTCTATGTGCAAAGCAGTGGCCTGGACACACCAGAACGGTTGTATGCGCCGTTCATGCTCGCGACGGCAGCGGCCGCTATGAACATAGATGCGGCCATCTATTTCTTGATAAAGGGCGTGACGGTCGTCAAAAAGGGTGAGGCAGAAAAGATCAAGATCGGCGACTTTCCGAACCTCAAGGAGGTCATGGAGCAGGCCACATCCGCGGGTGTGAAGTTGTATGTATGTGAACAGACCACACAGCTCCTTGGGATCTCGAGGGGTGATTTCATTCCCGAGGCAAAGATCGTTGGGGCCGCGACGCTGAACGACCTGGCGCTCGATGCCGGTGCCGTTCTCAACTTCTAG
- a CDS encoding NADH:ubiquinone oxidoreductase, whose amino-acid sequence MEKKKIGIYSYTGCSGEQFVILECGAELFELCDRAEIKSFPMAQSNNEYTTLDIAFLEGSITTKKQKKELAQVRSRSKLLVAMGTCACFGGIQSMRLGEGEWKKRFQKVYGDDGKSFRTMEPFESKPCDAFVKIDYYIPGCPMDKKQFLHSVARMLNGNSPYLYQFPVCAECKWKENDCLLLRGLPCLGPLTRGGCGAACPSYNLPCVGCWGPAEVPNVPSQYELLVEKGYGPQEIQQKFRKFGGAPMVERLKKIMEHME is encoded by the coding sequence ATGGAAAAGAAGAAAATAGGGATATACAGTTATACAGGCTGCTCAGGAGAACAGTTTGTCATCCTGGAATGCGGCGCCGAACTATTCGAGCTTTGTGATCGGGCGGAAATCAAATCATTCCCCATGGCCCAGAGCAATAACGAATATACCACACTGGATATAGCCTTCTTGGAAGGTTCAATCACAACTAAGAAGCAAAAAAAGGAATTAGCGCAGGTAAGATCACGTTCAAAGCTCCTGGTTGCCATGGGTACCTGCGCCTGCTTCGGGGGAATTCAGTCGATGAGACTGGGTGAGGGGGAATGGAAAAAGCGGTTCCAGAAGGTATACGGCGATGATGGCAAGTCGTTCAGGACTATGGAGCCCTTTGAATCAAAACCGTGCGACGCTTTTGTAAAGATAGACTACTACATTCCAGGTTGTCCTATGGACAAAAAACAATTCCTTCATAGCGTGGCCCGTATGCTCAACGGCAACTCCCCGTATCTTTACCAGTTTCCCGTCTGCGCGGAGTGCAAGTGGAAAGAAAACGACTGCCTTCTCCTCAGGGGCTTACCCTGTCTTGGGCCGCTCACCAGGGGAGGTTGCGGCGCTGCTTGCCCATCTTACAATCTCCCATGCGTCGGATGCTGGGGACCTGCAGAAGTACCGAATGTCCCTTCTCAATATGAATTGCTGGTAGAAAAGGGATATGGCCCTCAAGAGATTCAGCAAAAATTCAGGAAATTCGGCGGTGCTCCTATGGTGGAGCGTCTCAAGAAAATAATGGAACACATGGAATGA
- a CDS encoding desulfoferrodoxin, with the protein MTERLQVYKCNVCGNIVEVLHTGVGELVCCGQPMELHQEKADDVGEEKHVPVAETTEGVVRVKVGTIPHPMEEEHYIEWIELIADGKVYRHFLKLGSAAEAVFAIHTDSTTAREYRSVHGLWKSTS; encoded by the coding sequence ATGACTGAGCGATTGCAGGTCTACAAGTGCAATGTCTGTGGCAATATTGTGGAGGTGTTGCACACGGGGGTTGGAGAACTGGTCTGCTGTGGACAGCCAATGGAACTCCATCAAGAAAAGGCAGACGATGTCGGAGAGGAAAAGCACGTTCCAGTGGCCGAGACGACAGAAGGTGTCGTAAGGGTCAAAGTTGGCACTATTCCTCATCCAATGGAGGAAGAGCACTACATTGAGTGGATTGAACTGATAGCGGACGGGAAAGTCTATCGTCACTTTTTGAAGCTGGGATCTGCGGCCGAAGCAGTATTTGCAATACACACGGACAGCACTACGGCAAGGGAGTATCGCAGTGTCCACGGTTTGTGGAAGTCAACGAGTTGA
- a CDS encoding sodium:solute symporter family protein — MITVIIISIFGLLILLLSIFGYKVSAKTPEDYMLASRGIGVTVMFFFVLFAISSAWTFYGYPGFLYQHGVFYVYFIWGAVVSFACLYMFLGPRLWAVARLNNFLSPIEIVAERYNSRALRIIISLIMLAFIIPYIGIQPLGVGLGFKALTGISPIFGIVYTTVLLIIIVFLGGMRTTAWVNVLLGTIYTVAFLGSLVWVINRVFPGGLREAVNVVESNFPALYVAPGPQGYFRPFIIGGAFIVGLMGFAWPHVVMATLTAQDKSVFKWVPLLALVVGGVGFYTIPFLWGGIVAPAISHMEGTLVPPMLGLEADNVVQTIITQYLPGWFAGFVLIGVIAAAVSTAAMQVMTSAIFVSRDIIYGGLGKKMRPEQMVFVTKLAVIGLILLALVVALHYRMALALYLTKIAVPGFAQWATLLVGSILWRRSTRQGALCGIIGGTAYLVAGYFYPPIVFHLENPLIPALALNIILFVVVSLLTPRPDSETIRRFYDEVDEYLEQA; from the coding sequence ATGATCACAGTAATCATCATATCGATTTTCGGTCTGCTGATCCTGCTTCTTTCGATATTTGGCTACAAGGTTTCGGCCAAGACGCCCGAGGATTATATGCTTGCGTCACGTGGGATTGGCGTAACGGTCATGTTTTTCTTTGTATTGTTTGCCATCTCAAGCGCGTGGACCTTTTACGGCTATCCGGGCTTTCTGTATCAACACGGTGTATTTTATGTGTATTTCATCTGGGGCGCCGTAGTCAGCTTTGCTTGCCTGTATATGTTCCTGGGTCCAAGGTTGTGGGCAGTGGCGCGGCTGAACAATTTCCTTTCACCAATTGAAATAGTAGCTGAGCGTTACAATTCTCGCGCGTTGCGGATTATCATTTCTTTGATCATGCTTGCGTTTATCATACCTTACATCGGCATCCAGCCACTTGGAGTAGGACTTGGTTTCAAAGCACTCACCGGAATAAGCCCCATTTTTGGCATAGTCTATACCACGGTGCTTTTGATTATAATAGTATTCCTTGGCGGCATGCGCACAACGGCGTGGGTGAATGTTCTGCTTGGTACGATCTACACGGTTGCTTTCCTCGGGTCTCTGGTGTGGGTGATAAATAGAGTTTTTCCCGGGGGGTTGCGAGAGGCGGTGAATGTTGTCGAATCCAATTTTCCTGCATTATATGTCGCACCTGGTCCCCAGGGCTATTTTCGGCCTTTCATTATAGGCGGGGCATTTATCGTTGGACTTATGGGGTTTGCGTGGCCGCATGTGGTTATGGCCACTCTGACTGCGCAGGACAAATCAGTATTCAAATGGGTGCCTCTTCTTGCACTTGTCGTTGGCGGGGTGGGTTTTTACACGATTCCGTTTTTATGGGGTGGGATTGTCGCCCCTGCTATATCGCACATGGAGGGGACACTCGTCCCGCCCATGCTGGGTCTTGAAGCAGACAACGTCGTGCAGACCATCATAACACAGTATTTGCCGGGCTGGTTTGCAGGATTCGTATTAATTGGTGTGATCGCCGCTGCTGTCTCCACCGCTGCTATGCAGGTTATGACATCTGCCATATTCGTTTCGCGCGACATAATTTACGGGGGGCTAGGGAAGAAGATGCGGCCAGAGCAGATGGTGTTTGTAACCAAGCTTGCTGTTATTGGATTAATCCTTCTTGCGCTTGTCGTCGCACTTCACTATCGTATGGCGCTTGCACTCTACCTTACAAAGATAGCGGTGCCAGGGTTTGCACAATGGGCCACCCTACTTGTCGGTTCTATACTTTGGCGAAGAAGCACAAGACAGGGTGCACTGTGCGGTATAATCGGTGGCACTGCTTATCTTGTCGCGGGCTATTTTTATCCCCCAATCGTATTTCATCTTGAAAATCCACTAATACCAGCTTTGGCTCTAAACATAATACTCTTCGTAGTGGTGAGTCTGTTGACGCCGCGACCAGACAGTGAAACCATCCGCAGATTCTACGATGAGGTAGACGAATACCTTGAACAGGCGTGA
- a CDS encoding acyl-CoA synthetase — MKKLRVIDAPETDVGDLFALPSAVAESRIVSPFLMTTGVEDTVIIQSITRKGILAGADVKIDLDKAREENMNVAIKPRAGRGGASLIDTIPYKELVSRSSEKFRSHRSNSDDTACILYTSGTTARPKGVLLTHQNFVSGSSLTKARIDVNETDVIVGVLPFFHVFGLTNVLITGVERGATVILMSRYTPKNLYNAIKRIKATILLAIPTMFVHLLKFCELVKVQLPRTLRYCVSGGAPFPKQLIRQFETTLGTKLIEGYGLTETASAVALNPGQKPKPGSVGTPLSQVEMRVIDEKGNQLPPGEIGEIIIKSPTVTKGYHNLEEETQNAIKGGFFYTGDLGYKDEEGYFYITERKKDIIILGGENISPREIEETLSEHPKVEEAAVIGIQKDERELIKAFVVGNDVTEKELLGFCRERLAPFKVPKSIEFRERLPKSLTGKVSKKELHPSYRDERVIEKEPYESV, encoded by the coding sequence ATGAAAAAGTTACGTGTTATTGATGCACCAGAGACTGATGTAGGTGACTTGTTTGCGCTGCCGAGCGCAGTTGCTGAATCGAGGATTGTAAGTCCGTTTCTTATGACTACTGGGGTTGAGGATACGGTCATAATACAAAGTATCACCCGCAAGGGTATCCTTGCTGGTGCGGATGTGAAGATAGATCTTGATAAGGCAAGAGAAGAAAACATGAATGTGGCGATAAAGCCACGTGCAGGCAGAGGTGGTGCTAGTTTGATAGATACCATCCCTTATAAGGAATTGGTGTCAAGGTCCAGTGAGAAGTTTCGTTCGCACCGGAGCAATTCTGACGATACCGCATGTATACTTTACACCTCTGGTACAACCGCTCGCCCTAAGGGAGTATTACTCACTCATCAAAACTTTGTGAGCGGGTCAAGTCTTACAAAGGCACGCATAGACGTGAACGAAACCGATGTTATCGTTGGTGTTTTGCCCTTTTTCCATGTATTTGGACTAACAAATGTTCTCATAACAGGTGTCGAACGAGGTGCCACTGTGATCCTTATGTCCCGTTACACTCCAAAAAATCTTTATAACGCGATAAAGCGGATCAAGGCAACCATTTTACTCGCCATACCTACTATGTTTGTGCATCTTTTGAAATTCTGTGAGCTTGTGAAAGTGCAATTGCCGAGAACACTGCGGTATTGTGTTTCAGGAGGTGCACCGTTTCCAAAGCAACTAATAAGGCAGTTTGAAACCACACTCGGCACGAAGTTGATCGAAGGCTATGGGCTTACTGAAACTGCTTCGGCAGTCGCACTCAATCCGGGGCAAAAACCGAAACCGGGATCAGTTGGTACGCCGCTTTCTCAGGTGGAGATGAGAGTTATCGACGAGAAGGGCAATCAGTTACCACCTGGTGAAATCGGTGAGATCATAATAAAGAGTCCAACTGTGACAAAAGGTTATCACAATCTGGAAGAGGAGACCCAGAATGCAATTAAAGGAGGCTTCTTCTATACGGGCGACCTGGGATACAAGGATGAGGAAGGTTATTTCTATATCACCGAAAGAAAGAAGGACATCATCATCCTTGGTGGCGAGAACATTTCACCAAGGGAAATAGAGGAGACTCTGAGCGAACACCCCAAGGTCGAGGAAGCTGCGGTCATTGGGATCCAGAAAGACGAACGCGAACTGATCAAAGCATTTGTAGTCGGCAACGATGTTACCGAAAAAGAATTGCTAGGCTTCTGTCGAGAACGACTTGCACCGTTCAAAGTCCCCAAGTCGATCGAGTTTCGAGAGAGATTGCCAAAAAGTTTAACCGGTAAAGTGTCAAAAAAGGAGTTGCACCCGAGTTACCGGGACGAAAGAGTAATTGAAAAGGAGCCATACGAAAGTGTCTGA
- the nifU gene encoding Fe-S cluster assembly scaffold protein NifU has protein sequence MANVGYSEKVMEHFMSPKNVGTLENPDGYGKVGNPVCGDLMEMFIRVEDDIITDIKFRTFGCGSAIATSSMVTEMAKGMHVDKALKITRNDVACELDGLPPQKMHCSNLAADALHEAIRDYQRKKAGPK, from the coding sequence ATGGCAAACGTAGGCTACAGTGAGAAAGTGATGGAACATTTCATGAGCCCAAAAAATGTGGGTACCCTAGAAAATCCTGACGGCTACGGGAAAGTGGGCAATCCTGTGTGCGGGGACCTGATGGAGATGTTCATCAGAGTAGAGGACGATATTATCACCGACATAAAGTTCAGAACGTTCGGCTGCGGTTCAGCTATCGCAACGAGCAGCATGGTTACAGAAATGGCAAAAGGGATGCATGTCGATAAGGCTTTGAAAATAACACGTAACGATGTGGCTTGCGAGCTCGATGGTCTCCCTCCGCAGAAGATGCATTGTTCCAACCTGGCCGCCGACGCTCTTCACGAGGCAATCAGGGATTATCAGCGAAAGAAAGCAGGCCCGAAATGA
- a CDS encoding transcriptional repressor: MKDIIERLREKGVTLTPQRLAVVEFLTKNASHPTVDDIHKAIQRKYPTMSMATVYSTLELLKEHGEIQELSIRKRGKACFDPSPKLHHHLLCQKCDKVVDIEFECPDDCPIIEEKEIGGCRVEEVQAYLYGLCPDCSKMEDNVNDKP, encoded by the coding sequence ATGAAAGACATAATTGAGCGGTTGAGGGAGAAAGGCGTGACGCTGACGCCTCAAAGACTGGCAGTAGTAGAATTCCTTACAAAGAACGCTTCTCACCCAACAGTGGACGACATTCACAAAGCAATCCAGAGAAAGTATCCCACCATGTCGATGGCGACAGTATATTCCACGCTGGAACTGCTGAAGGAACATGGAGAAATACAGGAGCTTTCCATAAGGAAAAGGGGCAAAGCTTGTTTCGATCCCAGTCCAAAGCTTCACCATCATCTGCTTTGCCAGAAGTGTGACAAGGTTGTGGACATTGAGTTTGAATGTCCGGATGATTGTCCAATTATCGAGGAGAAAGAGATAGGCGGATGCAGGGTCGAGGAAGTGCAAGCATATCTTTATGGATTGTGTCCCGATTGTTCAAAGATGGAGGATAATGTAAATGACAAGCCTTAA
- a CDS encoding sulfurtransferase TusA family protein — protein MKSEIVPDAELDCVGLYCPMPIAMTKEEIEKIEVGQILKVEADDPAAEEDIKRWAKRTGHEILKSEKHGTILTFFIRRIK, from the coding sequence ATGAAGTCAGAGATCGTACCGGATGCAGAGCTAGATTGTGTCGGTCTCTACTGCCCGATGCCAATCGCTATGACGAAAGAAGAGATAGAGAAGATTGAGGTGGGTCAAATACTCAAAGTGGAAGCTGACGACCCTGCAGCAGAAGAAGACATTAAACGATGGGCAAAGAGAACCGGGCACGAGATCTTGAAATCTGAGAAACATGGTACGATATTGACCTTCTTCATAAGAAGAATCAAATGA